The Nitrospirota bacterium genome includes a region encoding these proteins:
- the nifX gene encoding nitrogen fixation protein NifX codes for MKVAFATTDGVTVDEHFGRAGMFAVYEMDLQGYRFLEMRKFAEGRDAAIEEAKGMGRLHDDRVQGKVDRLADCRIIYLTEIGGPSAARLVKKGVMPVKVKEAVSIEESLRKLLHTVTTAPPPWLKKAITQQQ; via the coding sequence ATGAAGGTTGCTTTCGCGACAACGGACGGTGTTACGGTTGATGAGCATTTCGGGCGGGCGGGCATGTTCGCCGTTTACGAGATGGATCTCCAGGGGTATCGCTTTCTCGAGATGCGGAAGTTCGCCGAGGGCAGGGATGCGGCGATAGAAGAGGCAAAGGGAATGGGCAGGCTGCACGACGACCGGGTGCAGGGCAAGGTCGACCGGCTTGCGGACTGCAGGATCATCTACCTGACCGAGATAGGCGGCCCCTCTGCAGCGCGCTTGGTGAAGAAGGGCGTTATGCCCGTAAAGGTGAAGGAAGCGGTCTCGATCGAGGAGTCGCTCCGGAAGCTGCTCCATACGGTGACGACCGCTCCGCCGCCGTGGTTGAAGAAAGCCATTACTCAACAACAATAG
- a CDS encoding P-II family nitrogen regulator: MKMIRAFIRPEKEQEVVLALEGAGFPSLTKMPVFGRGKQKGLQVGPVHYDELPKMLIMMVVDDDDTDKVVKMIQDKARTGFIGDGKIFISPVESAYTVRTGEAGL; encoded by the coding sequence ATGAAGATGATCAGGGCGTTCATACGGCCGGAAAAGGAACAGGAAGTGGTGCTGGCGCTCGAGGGCGCGGGATTCCCCTCGCTGACGAAGATGCCTGTCTTCGGGCGCGGCAAACAGAAGGGATTGCAGGTAGGACCGGTGCATTACGACGAGCTCCCCAAGATGCTCATCATGATGGTAGTTGACGATGACGACACGGACAAGGTGGTGAAGATGATCCAGGACAAGGCGAGGACCGGCTTCATCGGCGACGGCAAGATCTTCATCAGTCCCGTCGAATCGGCCTACACCGTCAGGACCGGGGAGGCGGGGCTATGA
- a CDS encoding P-II family nitrogen regulator, translating to MKEITAIIRRDKLPETKQALDELGYPSLTIQSVDGRGKQKGALCAEMDSEMPDSYCTGAKLKPTPSAYAVEHTLPKVALFVPKRMITLVVPDEVVSKVVKGIVAVNRTGKHGDGKIFVSPVAGAVRVRTGEADGEAII from the coding sequence ATGAAAGAGATTACCGCTATCATACGCAGGGATAAGCTCCCCGAGACAAAGCAGGCTCTCGATGAGCTCGGCTATCCCTCGCTCACGATCCAGAGCGTCGACGGGAGGGGAAAGCAGAAGGGCGCCCTGTGCGCCGAGATGGATTCGGAAATGCCCGACAGTTACTGCACAGGGGCAAAGCTGAAGCCGACGCCCTCGGCCTACGCCGTCGAACACACCCTGCCGAAGGTGGCGCTCTTCGTGCCGAAGCGGATGATCACGCTCGTCGTCCCCGATGAGGTGGTCAGCAAAGTGGTGAAGGGGATCGTCGCGGTGAACCGGACCGGCAAGCACGGCGACGGCAAGATATTCGTCTCTCCGGTTGCGGGCGCTGTCAGGGTGAGGACCGGGGAGGCGGATGGCGAGGCGATCATCTGA
- the fdxB gene encoding ferredoxin III, nif-specific — protein MAVVGYTRGGREWIPKFIESIDAEKCIGCGRCYKVCSREVLELIEKPFEGEDEFGDDMGNKVMSVANAGNCIGCEACSRACTKRCHLHITL, from the coding sequence ATGGCGGTCGTGGGATATACCAGAGGCGGCAGGGAGTGGATACCGAAATTCATCGAGTCGATCGATGCGGAGAAGTGTATCGGCTGCGGCAGGTGTTACAAGGTCTGCAGCAGGGAGGTGCTGGAGCTGATCGAGAAGCCCTTCGAGGGTGAGGACGAGTTCGGGGATGACATGGGCAATAAGGTGATGAGCGTCGCCAACGCCGGGAACTGCATCGGCTGCGAGGCCTGCTCCAGAGCCTGCACCAAAAGGTGCCACCTGCATATAACGCTTTAG
- a CDS encoding PEP-CTERM sorting domain-containing protein, with translation MKKAGILACAAVLAGLLSLTTVTGAGAAPLLRFSPGGNGDFSVSTDLMTHLTDTALLRDSGAGETDFVYQARIGDMLRNGAPVAPDALNDDFEITVTTRLNDLSTSRSSFVDSLGRTHQTTSLAGAPNQSLVMTMFFDPTPDANPNTVSGYNDGQTILTAHLQDLEASFDSILTGQNAGTGTGSFDILFLVDSANPNFIDTATGDIVGLRTTGTMNAPSFFTPGAMWDGTPTAGGTMLKVDASQSYVVPEPSTLLLFGAGLLALAGAARFRKKGGTP, from the coding sequence ATGAAGAAAGCAGGAATACTGGCATGTGCGGCGGTCCTCGCCGGGCTTCTGTCGCTGACGACCGTAACCGGCGCAGGCGCCGCACCGCTGCTCCGCTTCTCGCCCGGCGGCAATGGCGATTTCTCGGTATCCACCGACCTGATGACGCATCTCACCGACACCGCTCTCCTGCGCGACAGCGGGGCAGGAGAGACGGACTTCGTCTACCAGGCGCGCATAGGAGATATGCTGCGGAACGGCGCTCCGGTAGCCCCCGACGCGCTGAACGACGACTTCGAGATCACCGTCACCACACGCCTCAACGACCTCTCCACGTCCCGGTCGTCTTTTGTCGACAGCCTCGGCAGAACGCACCAGACGACCAGCCTCGCAGGGGCGCCCAACCAGTCGCTCGTCATGACCATGTTCTTCGACCCGACTCCCGACGCGAACCCGAACACCGTCTCCGGATACAATGACGGCCAGACGATCCTCACCGCGCATCTGCAGGACCTCGAAGCGAGCTTCGATTCCATTCTCACCGGGCAGAACGCAGGAACCGGCACCGGCTCCTTTGACATATTGTTCCTGGTGGACAGCGCCAACCCGAACTTCATCGATACCGCTACCGGCGATATCGTCGGGCTCCGGACCACGGGGACAATGAATGCGCCGAGCTTCTTTACGCCCGGCGCCATGTGGGACGGCACGCCGACCGCCGGAGGCACGATGCTCAAGGTCGATGCGTCACAATCCTATGTAGTACCCGAGCCATCGACCCTGCTCCTGTTCGGCGCGGGGCTGCTCGCTCTTGCCGGAGCGGCACGCTTCAGGAAGAAAGGCGGTACGCCCTAG
- a CDS encoding glyceraldehyde 3-phosphate dehydrogenase NAD-binding domain-containing protein, which yields MAKVAINGLGRIGRATFKIILDTPDLELVAVNDLIPIPNLVYLLKYDTVYGRYGKSVEATGNGIRVDGKEYRIFSEKDPEKLPWGELGIDIVFECTGRFTDRAGMEKHLKAGAGRVFLSTTSKSGDVVTVVHGVNAAGPDERLVSLASCTTNCITPVVEVIGRRIGIKKAIMTTIHAYTSSQAIVDGPSKKFRRGRAGAANLVPTSTGAATATTRVLTQYQGKFNGEAVRAPVPVGSIADIVLITDRPTTVEELQGIFREESASERYQGILGAAEDQTVSSDIIMDSRASVVDLEMIQVVDGDLVKVMSWYDNEWGYSSQMVREAARLAKESHEPAAV from the coding sequence ATGGCAAAGGTCGCGATCAATGGCTTAGGGAGGATCGGGAGGGCGACGTTCAAGATCATTCTGGATACGCCGGACCTCGAGCTCGTGGCGGTGAACGATCTCATCCCGATCCCGAACCTCGTCTACCTGCTGAAGTACGACACGGTCTACGGACGTTATGGAAAGTCCGTAGAGGCGACCGGGAACGGCATCCGGGTTGACGGGAAAGAGTACAGGATATTCAGCGAAAAGGATCCCGAAAAGCTCCCCTGGGGAGAGCTGGGCATCGATATCGTCTTCGAGTGCACCGGCCGCTTCACCGACCGGGCGGGCATGGAGAAGCATCTCAAGGCCGGCGCCGGGCGCGTCTTCCTTTCCACGACATCGAAGAGCGGGGATGTCGTTACCGTCGTCCACGGCGTCAATGCAGCCGGACCGGATGAGCGGCTCGTCTCCCTGGCGAGCTGTACGACCAACTGCATCACCCCGGTCGTCGAGGTGATAGGAAGGAGGATCGGCATAAAAAAGGCCATTATGACGACAATCCATGCCTATACATCATCGCAGGCGATCGTGGACGGTCCGAGCAAGAAGTTCCGGCGCGGCAGAGCGGGCGCGGCAAACCTGGTCCCCACCTCGACCGGCGCGGCCACGGCGACGACGCGCGTGCTCACCCAGTATCAGGGAAAATTCAACGGTGAAGCGGTGCGCGCGCCGGTGCCCGTGGGGTCGATCGCCGATATCGTCCTGATCACGGACCGGCCCACGACGGTGGAGGAGCTGCAGGGGATATTCAGGGAGGAGTCGGCGAGCGAGCGGTACCAGGGCATTCTCGGGGCTGCAGAGGACCAGACCGTCTCTTCGGACATTATCATGGATTCCCGGGCCTCGGTGGTGGACCTCGAGATGATACAGGTCGTCGACGGCGACCTCGTGAAGGTCATGAGCTGGTACGACAACGAGTGGGGCTACTCGAGCCAGATGGTGAGGGAGGCTGCGCGCCTCGCAAAAGAGTCGCATGAGCCCGCGGCAGTGTAA
- a CDS encoding PRC-barrel domain-containing protein yields MTLPKTAGPEQKQGAVRSVRDLYGYAVRAEDGDVGNVEDLLFDDLSWKVRYLVVDLGRRISGKKILIAPGAFGTPDWEHEVFPVSLTRQQAEQGPGIDADRPVSRQGVRAFPDYSGREPAWSTLVYGKAGTARPEGERKDDLHLRSTKEVSGYTLLATDGEAGQVEDFLVSDDEWTIRYLVIDTGEWLQGRRVLIAAQWVTGFALTQQALRVDLTRESIKNSPQYDPAIQVSRGYEEQLYDYYNRPKYWLYL; encoded by the coding sequence ATGACCCTACCGAAAACAGCAGGACCGGAACAGAAGCAGGGAGCAGTGCGGAGCGTCAGGGATCTGTACGGATATGCCGTACGTGCAGAGGACGGCGATGTCGGCAATGTGGAAGACCTCCTCTTCGACGACCTCTCGTGGAAGGTCCGCTACCTCGTGGTCGACCTGGGTCGCCGGATTTCCGGGAAAAAGATCCTCATTGCACCGGGAGCCTTCGGCACGCCGGATTGGGAGCATGAGGTATTTCCGGTATCTCTCACCAGGCAGCAGGCAGAGCAGGGCCCGGGCATTGATGCAGACCGGCCGGTCTCCCGCCAGGGCGTCCGGGCCTTCCCGGACTATTCGGGCAGGGAGCCCGCCTGGAGCACGCTCGTGTATGGGAAGGCCGGCACTGCGAGGCCGGAGGGAGAGAGAAAAGACGATCTGCACCTGCGGAGCACCAAAGAGGTCTCCGGCTATACCCTGCTGGCGACCGACGGAGAGGCGGGGCAGGTGGAGGATTTTCTCGTGAGTGACGATGAATGGACCATCCGCTATCTCGTCATCGACACCGGGGAGTGGCTGCAAGGGAGGCGCGTCCTTATCGCAGCGCAATGGGTGACCGGCTTCGCGCTTACGCAGCAGGCGCTCAGGGTCGATCTCACGAGAGAGAGCATCAAGAACAGTCCCCAGTATGATCCCGCGATTCAGGTGAGCCGCGGGTACGAGGAGCAGCTTTACGACTACTACAACAGGCCGAAGTACTGGCTTTATCTGTGA
- a CDS encoding PRC-barrel domain-containing protein: MTAPIATIDEKRRGALKSLTGLYGFKIVTRDSYIGRATEFFFDDRSWHIRYLVVDTGGWLPDRKVLIVPDAFGELDNEWQVVPVALTREQVEKSPGIAADEPVSPRHEIAVDRYYSRWLHHAADAPSPGELQWQEGSDKSPHLRSSREIIGYTLHAAGENVGHIADMLFDDQSWVIRYIVAALEDRLSGKKEVLVAPEWITAIDAVRATIQVDLHTKVLRDSPAYDPTREVSRDDEARLYTHYGKS; encoded by the coding sequence ATGACAGCACCCATAGCGACCATCGACGAAAAGAGAAGAGGGGCCTTGAAGAGCCTTACGGGACTGTACGGTTTTAAAATCGTCACCAGAGACAGTTATATCGGGAGAGCGACGGAGTTTTTTTTCGATGACCGGTCGTGGCATATACGGTATCTCGTCGTCGATACCGGCGGATGGCTCCCGGACAGAAAGGTGCTCATCGTCCCCGACGCCTTCGGGGAGCTGGACAACGAGTGGCAGGTAGTCCCTGTTGCGCTCACCCGGGAGCAGGTCGAGAAGAGCCCCGGCATCGCCGCCGACGAGCCCGTTTCTCCCCGCCACGAAATTGCAGTGGACCGCTACTACAGCCGGTGGCTCCATCACGCCGCCGATGCGCCGTCTCCCGGTGAGCTGCAGTGGCAGGAAGGGTCTGATAAGAGCCCTCACCTGAGGAGCTCGCGGGAGATCATCGGGTACACTCTTCATGCCGCGGGAGAGAATGTCGGGCATATCGCGGATATGCTCTTCGATGACCAGAGCTGGGTTATCCGGTATATCGTCGCTGCACTGGAGGACCGTCTTTCAGGCAAAAAGGAGGTGCTGGTCGCCCCTGAATGGATAACAGCCATCGACGCTGTGAGGGCGACGATACAGGTCGACCTCCACACGAAGGTGCTGAGGGACAGTCCTGCCTATGATCCGACAAGAGAGGTGAGCCGTGATGACGAGGCGCGGCTCTATACCCATTACGGGAAGAGCTGA
- a CDS encoding response regulator, with the protein MESINKKAKRILIIDACKSARDMLIEELGSVYSILAATSARKGIGLLAEEIAIVILDLALPDGDSMEVLRHIKEKYPSIPIVITAAQGAEEKFRVGTRDYLKKHYALHDVAERIKGLADVSSHAQMHRHLSLPFKNQDAEDCLDMSPHITRGILMAKKCDSQKLRLQRLSG; encoded by the coding sequence ATGGAAAGCATCAATAAAAAAGCAAAGCGCATTCTGATCATCGATGCCTGTAAAAGCGCACGGGATATGCTCATCGAGGAACTCGGCAGCGTTTACTCTATCCTCGCTGCAACAAGCGCCCGGAAGGGCATCGGCCTGCTCGCAGAAGAGATCGCTATCGTTATACTCGACCTTGCACTCCCTGACGGGGACAGCATGGAAGTGCTCAGGCATATAAAAGAGAAGTACCCCTCGATTCCTATTGTAATTACCGCCGCACAGGGAGCAGAGGAAAAGTTCAGGGTAGGTACACGCGATTACCTCAAGAAACACTACGCACTCCATGATGTAGCCGAACGAATAAAGGGGCTGGCAGATGTGAGCTCTCACGCGCAGATGCACCGGCATCTCTCGCTGCCTTTCAAGAATCAAGATGCAGAGGATTGCTTGGATATGTCTCCCCATATCACAAGAGGAATCCTGATGGCGAAAAAATGCGATAGTCAGAAATTGCGTTTACAGCGGCTTTCCGGTTAA
- a CDS encoding DUF6056 family protein codes for MIRGRQQGTGYLLLASLLLPLAAHAYIGSFSRFLADDYCSAGMARLEGVLGGAAYWYMHWTGRFSANLLDALAGYIGPGITPYAPAAALMAWLAVLSFPLYQCSPVSEKGQERYLSLLMAAAILFTTLEITPNAAQSLYWGQGMRSVVPPLILASAYAGLVLYYQQRLQSSGSSSVLLMVSGAVTFVAGGFGETYAVLQTSALLVLLMVVMADAGHSRRNLLVFVAAGLLGSALAMVTIVAAPGNKFRQALYPPPPGIEELLRVAMRSMLDFIKTIVASKRHLSSLLGLVALSAMMGHGAFRAGNPAAPSGRKDPGLLALPPIALVLLLSCFVPAAYGMSGAPPKRTLIIPCFVLTCALTAWGYLAGQALYRTGYRLPEKKRLPWRPAIAAIVFITLLNTSWAACRIVRLQPAASRFAADWDRTDALIRSAKTEGLGSITIAPLRNWAGLGPLGVSDPRNDWVNKCAGDYYGLTILPYRTEEQQPLPASY; via the coding sequence TTGATCCGAGGCCGGCAGCAGGGGACAGGATACCTCCTGCTCGCCTCTCTTCTGCTGCCGCTGGCTGCTCACGCCTATATAGGGTCGTTCAGCCGCTTCCTGGCGGACGACTACTGCTCTGCGGGCATGGCCAGGCTGGAAGGGGTGCTCGGAGGAGCGGCCTATTGGTATATGCATTGGACAGGCAGGTTTTCCGCAAACCTCCTCGATGCGCTGGCGGGATATATCGGCCCGGGCATAACGCCGTATGCTCCTGCAGCCGCGCTCATGGCCTGGCTGGCCGTCTTGAGCTTCCCCCTTTACCAATGCTCTCCCGTGTCCGAAAAGGGGCAGGAGAGATACCTCTCCCTCCTCATGGCTGCCGCCATACTGTTCACCACGCTCGAAATCACCCCGAATGCAGCCCAGTCGCTCTACTGGGGCCAGGGGATGCGCTCGGTGGTCCCGCCGCTCATTCTCGCATCCGCCTATGCCGGGCTGGTCCTCTACTATCAACAGCGTCTGCAGTCATCCGGCAGTTCGTCTGTCCTGCTGATGGTGAGCGGAGCGGTGACCTTCGTTGCCGGCGGATTCGGAGAGACCTATGCAGTCCTGCAGACAAGCGCCTTGCTGGTCCTATTGATGGTTGTTATGGCCGATGCAGGACATTCCAGGAGGAACCTGCTTGTTTTCGTTGCAGCCGGCCTTCTGGGCTCGGCCCTTGCCATGGTCACCATCGTTGCTGCTCCGGGCAACAAATTCCGGCAGGCCCTCTATCCTCCTCCCCCGGGCATAGAGGAGCTGCTGAGGGTCGCGATGAGAAGTATGCTCGATTTTATTAAGACTATCGTCGCTTCCAAAAGGCATTTATCGAGTCTCCTCGGTCTCGTAGCGCTCTCGGCGATGATGGGTCATGGCGCTTTCCGGGCAGGCAATCCGGCCGCCCCATCCGGGAGAAAGGATCCGGGCCTCTTGGCACTGCCGCCCATCGCACTCGTGCTGCTGCTCTCCTGCTTTGTCCCCGCAGCCTACGGCATGTCGGGTGCGCCGCCAAAGCGGACGCTCATCATCCCGTGTTTTGTGCTGACATGCGCTTTAACCGCTTGGGGGTACCTGGCCGGACAGGCGCTCTATCGAACAGGATATAGGCTTCCGGAAAAGAAACGTCTTCCATGGAGACCGGCGATAGCGGCGATTGTCTTCATCACGCTCCTCAACACCTCCTGGGCTGCCTGCAGGATAGTACGCTTACAGCCCGCAGCGAGCAGATTCGCCGCCGACTGGGACAGGACGGATGCATTGATCCGGTCTGCAAAAACAGAGGGACTCGGCTCTATAACCATTGCACCCTTGCGGAACTGGGCCGGGCTCGGCCCCCTCGGCGTCTCCGATCCCCGAAACGACTGGGTCAACAAGTGCGCCGGCGACTACTATGGTCTGACCATACTGCCCTATCGAACGGAAGAACAGCAGCCATTGCCGGCGAGTTATTGA
- a CDS encoding glycosyltransferase, which produces MLSQELLFHKKAKAERKKIDNRSLVFFKYAVVGSIGTAIDLGSLYVFVAFLHIPILAAAALSFILAVINNFTLNKYWTFQNKSSNIRKQFIKFLIVSTFGLLLTEMLMALLVYALHIWYMAAKLVTSGAVLTWNFLANRYWTFKDRIFYSPGCSACDYDVSIIVPAYNEQKRIEKTLEAVNGYFSGIPVTREIIVVDDGSSDATVSVVEGLKRKIDNLSVVTYRPNRGKGYAVKRGIEACRGEYILFTDADNSTPIEEFGKFYPLLKENKVVIGSRYITGSDIVVKQPRLRVLVGRLGNALIRFFLLDGVKDTQCGFKAFQYEAARAIFSRMKIDRFGFDIELLAIARLLDFSVKEIPVSWYNSPESRVRPVKDALRTFRELLYIKMNLWGGRYT; this is translated from the coding sequence ATGCTTTCACAGGAGCTTCTCTTTCACAAAAAGGCAAAGGCGGAAAGGAAGAAAATCGATAACCGCTCCCTGGTCTTCTTCAAGTATGCAGTCGTGGGCAGCATCGGGACAGCGATCGATCTGGGCTCACTTTACGTATTCGTCGCGTTCCTGCATATCCCTATCCTTGCGGCTGCCGCTCTGTCATTCATCCTCGCGGTAATCAACAACTTCACCCTGAACAAATATTGGACGTTCCAGAACAAAAGCAGCAATATCAGGAAGCAGTTCATAAAATTCCTGATCGTTTCGACGTTCGGACTCCTGCTGACCGAAATGCTCATGGCGCTCCTGGTCTACGCCCTGCATATATGGTACATGGCGGCAAAGCTCGTGACATCGGGAGCGGTCCTGACGTGGAACTTCCTGGCCAACAGGTACTGGACCTTCAAGGACCGGATATTCTACTCCCCGGGTTGCAGCGCCTGCGATTATGACGTGAGCATAATCGTCCCGGCCTATAACGAGCAGAAAAGAATCGAAAAGACCCTCGAAGCCGTTAACGGCTACTTCTCGGGGATACCGGTGACCAGGGAGATAATCGTGGTGGACGACGGCAGCAGCGATGCTACGGTGAGTGTAGTCGAAGGACTCAAAAGGAAAATAGATAACCTGAGTGTCGTTACCTACCGGCCGAACCGGGGGAAGGGATACGCCGTTAAAAGAGGCATTGAGGCCTGCCGGGGCGAATACATCCTCTTCACCGACGCCGACAACTCGACTCCTATAGAGGAGTTCGGGAAGTTCTATCCGCTGCTGAAAGAAAACAAGGTAGTAATAGGCTCACGCTATATTACGGGAAGCGACATCGTCGTCAAACAGCCCCGGCTGAGAGTCCTCGTCGGCCGCCTGGGGAATGCGCTGATCCGCTTCTTCCTCCTGGACGGCGTCAAGGATACGCAGTGCGGCTTCAAGGCATTCCAGTACGAGGCTGCGCGAGCGATATTCAGCCGCATGAAGATAGACCGGTTCGGGTTCGATATCGAGCTCCTCGCCATAGCCCGCCTCCTCGACTTTTCGGTCAAGGAGATACCGGTGAGCTGGTACAACTCCCCGGAAAGCAGGGTCAGGCCTGTCAAGGACGCGCTCAGGACCTTCAGAGAGCTGCTCTACATAAAAATGAACCTCTGGGGCGGAAGGTATACGTGA
- a CDS encoding EAL domain-containing protein, which yields MTRLLRVLIVEDSEDDALLLLRELRKGGYEPLHRQVETPEAMKAALAEQPWELVISDYKMPRFDGLAALQLVQESGVDTPFILISGQIGEDLAVDAMKAGAHDYITKGKMARLVPAIERELREAEVRRARKRAEDELDRYRSRLERMVAERTAELRITNARLQQEVYERRLIEKDLRRSEEDFRRMFDQSPIGVSVVAMDYRILRTNRELCRISGYSCEEMTSLTLDRIIHPDDLPATIEHFQRLAADELDHFQLDRRLIRKRGSTIWVRLSVRIIRDTDGVPSYFLPMMEDITDRKRMEEMIRHQAYHDLLTGLPNRTLFMDHLNLALHQAQRNRQRLAVMFLDLDRFKNINDSMGHNAGDRLLKKVASRLRTCVRESDTVARIGGDEFTILLPSIGQSDDASVTARKIIASLKEPYMIDHHALYVTPSIGISMYPDDGEYADTLLKNADIAMYHAKEQGRDNHQFYNPQMNIRTIERMILENRLRQTLERGELVVHYQPQIAVGTRQMTCVEALVRWQHPEKGLLDPLQFIPLAEETGFIVSIDEWVLRTACAQARAWQDAGMTPGCVTVNLSARQFQQPDLAEMVSEVLRGSGLHPRHLEIEITESTVMQQIESALPNLITLQQMGVAFSIDDFGTGYTSLSYLKKLPVRKIKIDKSFIKGLLDDPDYKAIVSAVIALAHSLKLQVVAEGVETEDQLEFLESAGCDAVQGYLFSEALPTSGCKEIMELFS from the coding sequence ATGACCAGGCTGCTTCGCGTATTGATCGTGGAAGATTCGGAGGATGATGCCCTGCTGCTCCTGCGGGAGCTGCGGAAGGGCGGCTACGAGCCCCTGCACCGGCAGGTGGAGACCCCTGAAGCGATGAAGGCGGCTCTCGCCGAGCAGCCCTGGGAGCTCGTCATCTCCGACTACAAGATGCCGCGGTTCGACGGCCTTGCGGCGCTGCAGCTCGTGCAGGAGAGCGGCGTCGATACCCCCTTCATCCTCATCTCGGGACAGATCGGCGAAGACCTCGCCGTCGATGCCATGAAGGCCGGGGCCCACGATTATATCACCAAAGGAAAGATGGCACGCCTCGTGCCCGCCATCGAGCGCGAGCTGCGGGAGGCAGAGGTGCGGCGCGCGCGGAAACGGGCGGAAGACGAGCTCGACCGCTACCGCTCCCGTCTCGAGCGCATGGTGGCCGAGCGCACCGCCGAGCTGAGGATCACCAATGCCCGGCTCCAGCAGGAGGTTTACGAGCGCCGCCTGATCGAGAAGGACCTGAGGCGCAGCGAGGAGGACTTCAGGCGCATGTTCGACCAGTCCCCGATAGGCGTATCCGTGGTCGCCATGGACTACCGCATCCTGCGCACCAACCGGGAGTTATGCCGGATCAGCGGCTATTCCTGCGAAGAGATGACCTCGCTTACGCTCGACAGGATCATCCATCCCGACGACCTGCCCGCGACGATCGAGCACTTCCAGCGCCTCGCTGCCGATGAACTGGACCATTTCCAGCTCGACCGCCGTCTCATAAGGAAGAGAGGCAGCACTATCTGGGTACGCCTCTCGGTGCGCATCATCAGGGATACGGACGGCGTCCCCTCATATTTCCTGCCGATGATGGAAGACATCACCGACCGGAAGAGGATGGAGGAGATGATCCGGCACCAGGCCTATCACGACCTCCTGACCGGCCTGCCCAACAGGACGCTCTTCATGGACCACCTCAACCTCGCCCTGCACCAGGCCCAGCGCAACCGGCAGCGGCTCGCGGTGATGTTTCTCGATCTCGACCGCTTCAAAAACATCAACGATTCGATGGGCCACAACGCCGGAGACCGGCTGCTCAAGAAAGTGGCGTCGCGCCTCCGCACCTGCGTGCGCGAGTCCGATACGGTGGCCCGCATCGGCGGCGACGAGTTCACCATCCTGCTGCCGTCCATCGGCCAGTCCGACGACGCTTCGGTGACCGCCCGGAAGATCATCGCCTCTCTCAAAGAGCCGTATATGATCGACCATCATGCGCTCTATGTGACACCGAGCATCGGCATCAGCATGTATCCCGATGACGGGGAATACGCCGATACCCTGCTCAAGAACGCCGATATCGCCATGTACCATGCCAAAGAGCAGGGGAGGGACAACCACCAGTTCTACAACCCGCAGATGAACATCAGGACCATCGAGCGGATGATCCTCGAGAACCGGCTGAGACAGACGCTCGAACGCGGCGAGCTCGTGGTCCACTACCAGCCCCAGATCGCCGTCGGGACACGGCAGATGACCTGCGTCGAGGCGCTCGTGCGCTGGCAGCACCCGGAAAAGGGCCTCCTCGACCCTCTGCAGTTCATCCCCCTCGCTGAAGAGACGGGGTTCATCGTCTCGATCGACGAGTGGGTGCTCAGGACCGCCTGCGCCCAGGCGCGCGCCTGGCAGGACGCGGGCATGACGCCCGGCTGCGTGACGGTGAACCTGTCGGCCCGGCAGTTCCAGCAGCCCGACCTGGCGGAGATGGTATCGGAAGTGCTGCGCGGCTCCGGCCTCCACCCGCGTCATCTCGAGATCGAGATCACCGAGAGCACCGTCATGCAGCAGATCGAGTCCGCCCTCCCCAATCTCATCACCCTCCAGCAGATGGGCGTCGCCTTCTCCATAGACGATTTCGGCACCGGCTATACCTCGCTGAGCTACCTCAAGAAGCTCCCCGTGCGGAAGATAAAGATCGACAAGTCCTTCATCAAGGGGCTCCTCGACGATCCCGACTACAAGGCCATCGTGAGCGCCGTTATCGCCCTCGCCCACAGCCTGAAGCTCCAGGTAGTCGCCGAAGGCGTCGAGACCGAAGACCAGCTCGAATTCCTCGAATCGGCAGGGTGTGACGCGGTGCAGGGATACCTCTTCAGCGAGGCGCTTCCGACCAGCGGCTGCAAGGAGATCATGGAGCTCTTCAGCTAA